A region of the Aphelocoma coerulescens isolate FSJ_1873_10779 chromosome 7, UR_Acoe_1.0, whole genome shotgun sequence genome:
GGAACAAGTTGCTCCATTTGTTTATAGCAATTTAATTCCTTGAAGTGCAGTGCTATGACATCCTTTCATCACCTGATGTTTGGACTGCTGTAGCAAAGCTGTTGAAGGAACTTGGAGCGCTGCCTTCATTTTGTTCTACTAAAATGCACAAAAGGAGGTGTGTATTGCTCTCTAGTGAGCAGGAAGGGACTGCAGTGGATGGAGTTTTTTATTTCAACCCACAGTTGGATTTAAATACATGGTACTTGAAGTCTTGGTActtttaatctttaaaaatgttcttttttaacAGTGGGAGGTAATTTTAAGTCTTAGCAGAAAAACTGGTAGTGTGGTAGGTTTATGCACTTCTGAGATTTCTGTTCTGCTTGTATCCTTTTCCAGTGGATCAGTATGAATCGCCTGCTCCAGGTATTCATTACTGTTCTCAAAAAAAACTAACTCAGATGTCTAATATCCCATGGTTCCACTGTGAATCCTCTGCCACGAAGCTAAAATATTGTTTTGACATTGGAAAGGGTTGGGAACTGCTGTCCCCATCACCAGCTCAGATTGCAGAGTTTGGCTGCTGAATCCTGCCTTTTGCATACAGATGAGAACCCAAATGCTAAACCCTTCTTCTACAGTTTGATAGGATGGTGACAGTGTGCTTGGAGTTCCACTGATGTTTTTTCACACAAGGAGGCACCATTGAATTCCAGATGTTCAAAAACAGCCCACAGTCTTAGGTGCCTCTAACTCTGGGATGCCGATTTTGAGACATGTTAAGGAAATATGAGTAAGTTGAATAAATTTGTTGAAACTgtaagctttttttcttctcctttccacaGAATATGACAAGCTACAAAATGGATGGACCACACAGAGGATTTTGTCTCATTATTAATAATGTTAACTTCAATAGTTCTCAGAGGAAGGGTTCTTGCAAAGATGCTGGTAAGTTACTGAAGTGAGATTTTTGGAGGATTAGTCTCTGTTTCCCCAGGTGAGTTGATTATGTAGTATTGCTCTGTATTTTATCGTGTATGGTTAATTAATATTCTAACAGAGTAAAATGTTTGATAAGTGTTAAATTGTCATTTATGTATCCTAGGGGAGGAAAGGTTAAAGGACAAGTAACCACTGGGTTTTTCAGTTCGATCATTCTTGAATAATTTTAAGAATCTCTTTTTACTTATCCTTTATCTACAGCTATAGTAAAGAACTAAAACTAAACTAAATTAAACCATCATTCTCCCTAATATAATGCAAAATTCCATAGTCAAGCAACTCATACTTATTACTTTGTTCTGCTTTCTCTATTTATCTCTTATGCATGGAACTCTTAATAGTCAAAACTGCACTTGGAAAATAATGATGTGAGGAAGTTTTCAAAAGATCTTATCTGAAACTGGGCAAGGGCAGATTCTTCGTGTTTTCAAATGTCATTTGTGTGCTCACTTACAATGACAATGAATGCACTATTTTCTGAAACTTTTCTAGAAAAACCCAGGAACTCTGTGTTTGAGCTGATGCTGTCTTTTTTTATTCCAGTTAACCTTTAGTTGGTACTAGTGTGAGGATGAATCTGCAGAAGGGTCAGGGTGTAAGGTCTTTCCCCCTCCAATATTAGCTTGCATGGTGCCTtcataaaatgtttttctcttgccttaaattttccttttatctttcATTTATTTACAGAGCAACTGGAGAGAGTATTCACATGGCTTGGTCTGGATGTGAGGACATACACAGATCTGACGTCTGGGGATATTAGAAGTCTCATGCAAACTTGGCAGCATTTACAAGATCACAAAGACAGGAACTGTTTTGTATGTTGTATTCTATCTCATGGAGAGTCAGGAGCAATCTACGGGACAGATGAGAAACTTGTATTAATACGCACCCTTATGTCCCACTTCACTGCCAGTCAAtgtccccacctggctgcaaaACCCAAACTCTTCTTTATCCAAGCATGCCAGGGTAACAAAATACAGCGTCCTGTCCATCTTGATACTGATGCACAAACTCCTGACCTGTCTTCCATGCAAGAGAGCTTTCCTCTTTTTGAAAGTATTCCTGAAGAGGCCGATTTCCTCCTAAGCATGGCCACAGTTGATGGTTATGTCTCTTTCCGGCACATTGAAGAGGGTACTTGGTATATTCAGGCCCTCTGCAGCAAGCTACAGTTGTTGGTACCAAGGTAAATACTTGGCTTAGTGCTCTgattaaatttttcttctccaaagGCAGTTCATCTAGGAACACCCACCCATGTTCTAAGGTGGACGGCATTAGTTAAACTGATGATTTTACACTGATAAATTTACATTAACACTGCTAGTACCATACATGTAATGTGAAGAATGTGAAGTTTATTGTGAAAAAACACTCAAGACCTCACATCTATAATCTTCAGGCGGCGCAGTTTCTTAGGTGGATAtaggtaaaaatattttattccacTATTTTTCTTTATTGGTTGAATTAAGCAAGACAGAGCAAAAAAAGGTCTTAGGTTTTTAATATGActcaaatgagaacaagagaaatttggagaaaaggatgtgttttcttttttgtgttttaaatgttCATACTGTATCTTCTAGCTGGTCAGGGAGATGTTAAGTGGATTGCCATCTGCTCACTAATAAGTAAATTTTTTTGCTCTCTTTTGGCTGTAGGGGTGAAGATATTTTGTCAATTCTTACACAAGTTAACGAAGACGTGGCCAGACGTGTTAGCCCTTCAGGGACAAAGAAGCAAATGCCCCAACCAGCATATAccttcagaagaaaatttatATTTCCAATACCTACAGCCCCTCCACCTTCAGAGCAACATCAAGGCTTTTAAAACAAATCATTTTATCATCTCATTTAAATGCAGTTTATCACACTACCTGTTTTAAGACAGCCAAAACCCTGAGGATTTGTTAGCTTTGATGCAAGGTCTCATAAATTTTTTGTCAAACAAACTGTGAAACTGGAGGAGATACAATTAAAACAATCCATGTGCCAGCTATTTACATCATCTATATATTCAGAGTTATCAGTGTTGGAAGAACCACGCTTCTGACATGTTAAACATTTTTGTACCTGCACAGGCTGCAGATacaaaaggtttttttctggcagCATTGGGGTTGCATGTAAGCTTTCATATCTAAACCAGGATTGTTAATGGTCTGGTTTAGTCTCATCATGTTTTATTTTGCAGGCTAACAATTTTAAATCCTGTTTCTAATTCCACTAGCTATGTTCATAGAGAGAAAAAAGTGGGAATGAAGAGACAAAACCTTTAGTAGTAAGTGGAAAagaatttcttttcctctctaatGAAACTTAATAAAGAACCAGTTACCAACTGAAATCACCCATTTGTTCCACAGTGCACACTGATACCCTCAAATAGCTAATACAAACTTCATGTACAGTGAAGTTTTCCAAAACTGAGTAAAGCCAAAGTGCTGCCTGTTACTCCCTCTGTGAAACCTTGTGAACTTTTATTTCCCCATCACTTCTGAGAAAATTTAGGATAGAAGATTTGCATGCCATGAAATACAGCAGTCAGATTAACTTTGTTAAGcattacattttttaattattgtttaTTGGTTTAGGATCTAAAATGCAGCCATTTGAGAAACAAGGCTCCTATTGACTAAGCTGCTAACAGAATTTTGTGAGTTAACTGAAATAATGCTGTTTTGTTATGAGCATTTATTATGTATGCCTGTGTCTTTCCTGTTTGTTACTGCATTAAATGCATACATTTTAAGAGCTTGGtgagataaaaattatttattgggGTAAGGCTTATCCTTGTTTCTGACTGATTCCTGCACTTTGGCTGCATGAATCATTGAGGTTTTAGCTGCTTCAGGGTTTAAGCTGAAGTGAAACTTTATCAAAACACTCGTTATATATGATTAGCAATACCTTAAGGTGGAGATTTGAGAGAGTACTGTCTAGTGCTATCGGGTACAATTTCTAGCTTGCACTGTTTTTAGGAGGGGAGTTCTGCATCATACAGAGCATTGAAATGCAGCCAGTTTTCCAAAACATTATGGTCCCTTTATGATAATGAAGTGATAACTTGTGTGGCCCATTGCATTTTAAGTCTTCTGTGTTAGCATGGCTGCCACACTTGAAGTTACATTTATGCCAcagataaaaaaatgttttgtcctTTAGTGGAATATATAACATTGGGATGGAATTGTGATGTTTCTGGCTTGCAGTTACTGTTCAAACTTGATGCACTCATTTTGCATGTTTAGGAAACAAATGAATTTTTTATCAGTATGGAGTAATCATTGACCTTGTTTTGCAGactcttgttttcatttttagttTGGTAGACAGGGAATGTCATTGTGCTATCTCACTTTCTCTGTAGAAACTTCTGCCTGGGTAATCTCCAGTTAAATCATAGGTAGGTAAAGGCAGTCAGAAAGAGTCTGAGCTGACTTCTGCCTTGAGTTCCCTAGGGGGGGAAGGATCCACACTTGTGAAGTGTGAGAGACTGCTAAAGTCTCCCTTGCTCATAAGAAGTTTGTTTAAACAAGGTTTCCACTACCCTAATTTAGCCTATTTAGTGTGAATATTTTACTTGTGTGTGTTGAGTGCTGTGTTTATGTGGCTGCACACTGTAATACCTGGCTGCATGCAGTGGGACTTGTCAGCACAAGCACTGGAACTGCAGCTGCTATCCAGCCAGTTGGGCATTTCTATGTGATCTCCTGCAGTGTATTGTGAGGTGGAAGTTTGAAACTCTTGGTGAGAGTAGGTCAGTGTTGTACAACTTAAATATTCATCATTCCTTGCTGTCCACATGGTACACCTTCCCTGTAACTCTGGTgacacagagctgtgccagaAAGAAACCAGTgtcaaacaaacacacacacaaacggGGTTGGTTGCTGTTGAGGCTTACTGATAGCATACAGACACATGCACGTGTGTGCTCTCCACCTACAGAATTAAGGAAGGGCTGTGTCTTGTGCAGCCCCTATATAGACAGATTTAAGTGGAACTAGTGTAAGAAGAGCCTTTTGGGGAAGTTGGTATCTTGGTACGGTCATGATCTTAAAGTGGAAATCAAGTTTCTAGTATCCTGTCCCTCCTGTCATTTTTGTGCAGGAGCTATGTTTCCCACCTTATGCCAGTGCAGGCCACAGTCACTACAGTTGCTGCTGAGCAGGCAGGAGCCTCAGCAGTTTTTCTTCCTCAAGATCACCCTTTCTACAGAGATTAATTTTTGGCAGGCTGCACAAGGAAAAGATTGGGTCACTGAGACAGTTCTGGGGGAAACCAGAGTGCAGGGGAGCCGAGGGAAATTAGGGAGACTAATTTAACAAAAGGAGAGGAACATTTCCAGGACAGGCgagagaggaagaaatgaaaagtgAAACTAGTAGTGCCAAAAGGGGTGGTCCTTCAAACTGCTGTATGAGAGGAGAAGCCATTATCTATTTGTCACAGCACATATCACGGCATGCTGGGTCTTTCATAGTGCAACTGAAGTCTTGGTTCAggtaaaacacagaagaaatgatGGAGGGAAATAGATGTTGAGACTTGAAATGACGTGGAGACAAACATTTTGGACCTGAAGATGAAAGAGTACTTGGAGTGttcctctgtgctgctcccagcctttGGATTATGGCACAATTCCTGCCACTGAAACAAGGTTTTCTGATCTGTTACAAGAGAGTGTCTTTTGGAAGGAATTTGTACGCCTCATTCTATCAAAGGGTATGTTATAATTTTGAGTTTGTAAAGATAGATAGGTTAAAATCAATGAATGGCTGTTTTCATTGCAAAATTTTAACAATTTTGGCTCTCCTAATTCTCCCTTCATAATGCTGCCTTGAGAGTCTTTCGAGAGTCTGGTAGCCATACTGAGCACTGTTCTGTTTCCTGCTGCGTGGAAGATACCAGCGACTTGCATGCTGGGAACCTTTTCATCGAAGGCTGAGTTCTTTACTTCAAAGAGAGTGAAGATGTAAAAAGTCAATTATTGTTCAAATTCTCCTCTAAAAGGGGTAGTATATTAcataaataatttctgaaaaatgCTTAGTTGTTGAGTTCTCTGTATTTACTGAGTGCTACTACTGAATTTGGTGCTAATAGTTAACttgttttaatttaagaaaTATCTTCCTGATAAAAATAAGCTAGGGTGAGTTGGGGAGGGACTTTGGAGAAAGGGGGTAAGTCATGGCAGGTctggtgacacagcaggacagtGGGACTGAGATATTCTAAATGAAAAGACATAATTGATTCAGCCATCTTGCACCGTCCTTGTATGTATGAGAGCAAaagagctgagctgtgctcttTGCTAGAAAGCACAAGGTATGCTGCTTAGTGTGTTgccttaaaaacaaaacctgatTACTTTCATGGCTTGTTTACCATTTTTTTCTCACAAGTTCTGTAATAATCAGTTCTCTGAAAATCAAAGTGTGAAGTAGGGATCTTCTGCTTTATTAACATTTTATTCCATTGTAACACACTTCCTGTAAGTCATGTGACAATACCGTATCATATAAAAGGCAGTACTTTTCCTCAAACTTTAGAGACTGGCTGTCTCACTTTTTTCAGGATTGTTCTGGCACTCCTCCAGCCTGTCTTCCCATGTAAGTGATGTaaaactattattattattattattattattaattttacttGTTGTATCAGTTGTGTCTTTAAGTTAGTAAACTGGGAGAAAAATGGCAGTTAAATATTGTTTTAATTGTGCTCCCTGTAATTACAGACAGGCTTAAATGTAGCATATAGGTGGCACATCTCTTCTAAAACTGCAATAATTTGATGGGTTTGAAACTTACAACCTTTGagaagtaaaatgaaaattcCCTTTACAAGAAAGATTTGCTCTTATTAGCAATATCCCTTGTATCTTAAAGTAAAGGCATTATTTATGTGAGACATAACTTCATAACTAGCTACCAAGAAAATATTATTCTTTCCTGTGGGGTTATAGAAATATAGTCAGGTAATCACTGAATTGTGAGGTTAAGCATGCTACTGGTTTATATGGGCTGAATTATATGGATTGTTGCCTGTTTAAAAGTTTGGTTTGAATGGatttaaagaaaacagtattttgcgGCAGAACATGAATTGTATGTGCTGTGTCACAACACGTTTTGCTGTTTTATCAGTTTGTTTGAAATGCAGAGGTTTGAGATTCAGTTGTACATTAACTCTTGCTAACCAACAGAATGCTGCCAAGAAGGGCATGCCACAAAAAGCTCCTTTGCTGTAGAGTGGTCCTTGGAGGAGAGCAGAATACAAATGTCTGCTAATTATTATTACCAGTTAGTCAGCTGGGCTACCTTGGAGTATTGGTATTGAAACATTTGCAGTAGCAGTAAGTAAAATGGATTACGGTATTCCAGTAGAACTTCCAGTAGGAAGTTTTCTTTTGTCATTGTTGACTTTTTGGTCTCAAACATTCTGAGTATTGCTACAGGAAAGGCGTGATCAGAGGAGAAGGTCCTGTGGCAGTGGCCAGCACTGTGCTGAGCCAATTCCCTGCTCCCCCCTGAGACTCGTGCTCCGTTCCCCCAGCCTAGCTCACTTCCTGTGGGCTGTGCACACATGAACAAAATGCACAAGTCTAATTTAGACAGTGGGCATGCACCAGGTTAACTACAGCAGGACATGGATTGGGCacacaccccctccccccatcttctctgtcttttctctgtctctctttctccaTCTCCAGACTATCCATGAGGCAGCATAAACACAGGATCTAAGGACTGGTgatctgttttcctttcttccctttcttggCTTGCAAAGCTATAATGTTTTACCCCATATTCCATTTTGAAGTTTGTTGTGGGAGGGAGGAGCTTGTGGAGATTTTTGTGGCTTGTGAGACAGCACCTTTTGTTGAGTGTTGTGGCTTGTGAGCCAGCACCTTTTGAGGCATTTGTTGTGGGAGTTGTGAAGTGTACTGTGCAAAATTAAGGGCTTGTTAGCCTCCACTCTTGTGGAAGTGTATTGTATAAATACAGCCTGACAAGAATTTATAACAAACACCAAAGTTTCCATGGGTCATCACATCAGCAGAAGCAGGTCCTTTAAGTGTCATTTGGAAGGCTTGCACTTGGTATTTTCTAACTTTCTCTTGTGCTCAAAAGTTGAATCCATAAGCCAAGTTTAATATTTCTAAAGCTGATGGAGAAagtggaggagaagggaagtgctATTTCATGCTCAGTGAAACAAAGATAGTTTGATAGGAattctgactttttaaaaagggtTGACATGATCTGTATTTGCTTTTAATACTACAAATTAATGGAGAGCTGGGAACTGAGTTTTATTTGATGCAGATAAACCAAAACAGGAAGAGGTGCTTTGGGTATGCTGACCAGaagcagtaaaaaaagaaaggagaagccgGATGGCTTAGAGTAGCTATACTCATGTGGACTCTTAGTGTTGTTATGATGTAAAACCTTTGTTGTGGTGTAAAATTTGGCAGTCTCATTTATTACATAGTCTATACTTCAGATGGACAAGTGGCTGTTTCTCCCAAATGGTCTCaaacttcaaaaaaacccaaaaccaaacaaaaccagcagcagcCTGCCCAGATTGTACATCCTGTACATTGGTACTTCCCACTGTCTAGACACACCATAGGAGGCAAGAATGATCTATGACTTTCTCTGGTAATGTCACTTAGTACAGAGGTTTTAATATTCTTTGTCAAGTCCAGAGAACTGAAAGAGTTAAGCATCAAAGCTATGATAGCAAGACAGCCTGTCTCTATTGAAGTACTTCTGATTGCACGTGTTTATTTTGGGCTATTCTACGTGATGTGATAGCTCTTACATAAATCATGTTGATGCACTAGTCTTACTGACACATGAAATCAACTGCTGTTTGTGTTTAGATCCAAATCCTGATGTGAAATGAGTAGAGACTTCCACAAACTGCTTTTTGAAGTTTCTGAGGCTTTGGTCACAGATGAACTGTCAGCTCTTAAGTTCCTCAGCCTGGAACGTGTTCCCAGGAGGAAGCTGGAAGCCATCCAGGAGCCCAAGGCCTTCTTCGAAGTGCTGCAGGAGAAAGACATGATCGGAGTGGGGAACCTGTCCTTCCTGAAGGAGCTGCTCTACCGCATCGGGCGGATCGACCTCCTGACTGCCCACCTGGGCTCCAGccgggaggagatggagagagagctgcagctcccGGGCAGGGCACAGGTGTCAGCTTACAGGTAAACACAGAAGCATGCAGAATGCGTGTGTAACTCCATTTATTACACACAAATTCCTGCCATTGTGAGTTTTACATTTTGCAGTTCAAGTGTTTAATTGTGGTGTTTACTTCTTATAGCTTTCTTGAAGGTCTCTTTTGTAGATGCTAAAAGGGCTGGCAGAgagattttcctattttttagaGACACCTGTGGAAACTCTCCTTTCTCACGCTAACTGGCTGGGAAAATGGTTTAAGGTTTTGTGAACTATACTGCAGGTGCAGGctgtttgtctttgttttccacactgggaaaaatattttggaaatggaTGTTATGCCGTTCAGCCAATCGCTCTGGGAGGCACTCTTGTGAACAAAGCTATATAAGCTGATTTATATAATTAAATACAGCCACTTCTGGCCTTTGAACCCGATCCTGGACTGTGTTGTTCTTGGTACAACAGTGACACTCTCTGTTCTTTATTGTCAGGCAACTGCTATATGGAATTGCAGAGGACTTGACTCCAGAAGATGTCAGAAGTGTGAAGTTCCTGCTCCAAAAACAATTACCAAAGAACAAGCTCCAGGAAAATGCTGTATGAAAAGTGATCTTGAGAAGTTTTTGGCAAGGCTAGTTCAGAGTCCTCTAGTTCTTGTAAGaagggaggaaagagaaagCAGTCTGCAGTCACGAAAATCTGATTTGAGAGAATTGTGATGTTAGTTGCTGTGTGAAAGAATGGACccttatttttttcattgtctCTCTTTTTTGCTCTTCTGATTCTATTTTCTCTCCACCACCTGTTTCCTTAATCTTGTCTTCTTGCAAAATCCATCATACTCTTCCTTTAATCTTTGCTTGGCATTTATAAGACAAATGTTTTTATAAGACATGTGCTATACCTAAGAAGAGTGATGTTTGCTAAAGAAAAAACAGTGTTTTGGAGATAGAAAATTGAATTCTAATGTGAGTTCAACCACATATTTTTGTGTGTCAATGGgtaaattttcttctttattgtAATTAACATATTGTTAACTTTCCCCCCAAAGTATTAAAAAGTTGGGTGGGTGAGTTTAATATTTGTAAGTAATGAGCAGTGTTATAAAAATGCTTGGTATTATTAAGGACTTTCCTTAAAAGTCCTATTTGTATTGTGGCACCTACAGGAAAATTAGCAGATTTACCTCCAACTTGGTGGACAATTGAGCTTTAATAAACAAAATTAGTGCTGAACAGCCTTTCTGTAATAGAAAATGTGAAATGGCATAGCTAAAGGACTTCTTAACATCACTTCAGAACACAAAGCACAACAGGATGTCATGTTATCCTCATCAGTGCTTTCTACTGCTGAAACAGAGCAGGATAGCCTAGTTATAGGCAGTTTCTAATTGCCCTGCTTTAACCTTAGTGATGATGTGTTTATTCAGTTGCATTGCATCTTGACCCTTGCTTTAATGAGGTTTGGAGGAAGAAGTAATTGGTCTTTAGCTGGTCACTCTGGGAATGAGGATGTTGTCTTCTGCCCTGTTGCAGAGGTGCCTGATACTGCAGTTATTGAAGGTCACTGGATGAGTTTGGGTTATGTGTTTTTGTTTTACCAGTCAATGTTGCAGGTCTTTctggaaatggaaataaatgggATAATTAAAGAAGATAACCTGACAATGCTGAAAGATATATTACAGGGATTTAGAGCtgacttaaagaaaaaaattgatgcctatgaagaaaaaagaaaaggtaaatttatttcatttgctgTTTAAGAACAGAGCTGGGGTCTTTTGTGGTTTTTATGGCTCCATCCTTGGCAGCTTAGAAGTCCAGCAATAAGAGAGAGACCTGATGGTGATGCCTTGATTTGGCATCTGTGGATAGGCAGAACGGCTCTGGAGAACTGTGGTTTCTGAAGTTTTCTGCTACTTCATATCCCATCCTGGATTCTTGTATCTATCCTTGAAATATGTTCTGTGCCTTGTAAATGGTCttcttctcccttctttttGGCTTAAATGTAATTTATCTGTTCAGGAAAAAGTGCAGTGCTGGTTTTGGACCAGCATAACCTCCAAGTCACTGTAAGAGACTGGAAGTGACAGCTGACTTGGGGAAACTTGTGTTGGGAGGTTGTCAGCATTATCTTCTGTTAGCCAGGCCCTTTGCTCTTAGTCAAAGGAAAGTCCCTGAAAACCAGGCACTTGGCTAAAAGTGTAGCTTTCTGTAACCAGATGGGAAATTTCAAGGACTTCAGTACATCTGTGCTATTGGAGCTGAGGTGGTGCCTTCTGGCACCACAGCTGAGTGTTTCTTTGGGAAGCAGGATTTCTCAGTCAATAACAACTTCTTTCTGAATGACTCAGGACGTGTGTTGCCTCAGATACATTTATACAGCCCATGCAGTCCCCTGCAGAGCTACCAGCTAGTTTCCCCTGTATATCTTTGTGCTGCTGTCCTCTGCTGGTGTCTAAAAGAGCAGAAGATAATTGCCAAGGCAGGCCAGTGCAAGCAAGTCCTGTGATAAGGGACTGGCTTTCCAGTACTACTGTTACTATTTTGCCCTCTTGATAAGTAGGAAAAAAGCATGTTGTGTAGATCTTGTTGCCCTGACaattaaatttcatttaaacacatttttgtaACTTGTAAAATGGGTATTGTGATTTTGTTTCCTTGGTTAGAGTCATGGATTTGAtgatttcttcactttttttcagaaagctgTATGCAAATAAGTGCTTTGAGGAGATCTTTCATTATGCTGGTATTTTGCATCCTTGGTGCATCCACCCACACAGTAAAGTTCTCTGGAGAAGAGACAGTATCCTTAGAAGTAAATGGACCAGCATTTTGTACTATTGTACAAAAATAGATCTCTTCTTTCACTTATATATCCCAGAGTGGAGATGCTGGTGAATGGCTTGCCTGGGATGACTACTCACATTCAACCTTTTATTATCTGTATCTTACTACCAGTAAAAGAGCAGAGAAGCAAtggagcacagccctgcacagcttCTATAATTAACCAGTAGTCTGTGAAACTGGAGCCGTGCTTGGTCCAGCTCTACAAAATGCTGGTGTCTCACTGGGGTGAAAACCCCCTCCACCTCACtccttgttttggggttttgagtGGTGAAATATGCTCAGTGGAAGATTTATCCTTTCAGTTCTAAAATGTTTTATCTTCTTCTTAGAAAATTATTCTAGGGAAGAAGTCCGCTatcctgtgtctgtgtctgGGCATCCAGAGGAGCAAAGAGCAGAGGGGGAGGCACCACACCCGGTGAGAAATACCTCAAGATTACCCTTAAAGTATTTATCCAACTCCTGGGAGAGGGAGCATAAATTCATAACACTAAGTAGGTGAAACAGCCAAGAGGGAGGGGTTCTGGCTCTGTATGTAGGCCTTGAAACAATTCCTGTTTTCCAAACAAGACCAAGCCTTCTTTGTGGTTGTCAGCAACCTTTTAAGCAAGAACTGAATGAACAGCTGAGTGAAGAAAACCAATCCTAACAGTAATGGACACTGGGACATTACAGTCCTGGCCAGGATACTCCCAGACAGATGGGAAGGGAACAGCAGAACCTGCTACCTCACCGGAATCGCACAAGGACCCTCAGAGGGAATGGTGGGGTGCAGGAACTTTTCCTATGCACATACAAATTTGTGTTTCTGGATCCTTTGTCCCACGTCAAAATCACATCCTGACTGAGGAGAGAGAGGAACAGAGGATCAGGGAGACAATGCAGATTCCTCTCCTCTGTAGCTAGATTGTATCCTTaggcttttcctttcttgtttcttggcctgtgtgattttttttggtgcCTGGATTATGATGGACCAGTAATCTGTATATAGTGTATTTCTCTTTTGAGTGTTTGGCTCTGCTTTCctacctgcttttttttttgtttctgcagtATGGGAAAATATATAAGATGAAAAATAAGCCCCATGGTTACTGTTTGATTCTTAACaaccacatttttaaaaatccacgTTATAATAGAGAGGGAACATTGCAAGATGGAGGTAAGTACTTTTTAAATCCAATTACTGGTATGGGTTTTTTCTCTGATAATTCTCCAAAACAATTATCTAATCTTTGCTGTAAAGAAGAATCATGTCCATGGTACTCGTTGGCCTCCAGGGACTGGAGTGACAGTCACTGTAGCAATTGGAAATATGCCACTTCCAACATTTAGCTGATGGCTTAAAGAAGGATCTACTTTttgttctaggaaaaaaaacatggtCTTAATTGGTTATATGTACAAGTAGTGAAAAAGTGATTATTATTCCACATTTCACGTTTTTGACTGCTTTTAATTCTTAGCTATTgtagaaaagtatttttaagtcCTCAAATTCTCTTTAATGCTCAAATAAATGCTCTGTAATTTTCCTTAAAGCCTGTCTTCCTGCAAGTCACTTTTAAGATAAACAAGAGCAGAAAAGTAAAATCAGATTAATGAAAGGACATGTCACAGATACTTTAATTCCATCCAGCCAATTTATAGGCTGCTTTCTTCCCAGGTACTTT
Encoded here:
- the CASP10 gene encoding caspase-10 yields the protein MEDDVSLKFRQQLLLISENLVTEDVAALKFLCTDLLHHRKLEGVKSALDIFKLLMAQEYLNAEDTFLLAELLYRIKCHSLLEKLGYTKEKVQERLHEKGRVSPYRQMLYELSENITNEMLKEIIFLLQEHLPKRWITLSALDLLILLEKQGLLTKYNVQILEDVCVTVSPDLLETIKCYKKAKDNKAANFTQAFPELNLELRGEFSNVENESKNMTSYKMDGPHRGFCLIINNVNFNSSQRKGSCKDAEQLERVFTWLGLDVRTYTDLTSGDIRSLMQTWQHLQDHKDRNCFVCCILSHGESGAIYGTDEKLVLIRTLMSHFTASQCPHLAAKPKLFFIQACQGNKIQRPVHLDTDAQTPDLSSMQESFPLFESIPEEADFLLSMATVDGYVSFRHIEEGTWYIQALCSKLQLLVPRGEDILSILTQVNEDVARRVSPSGTKKQMPQPAYTFRRKFIFPIPTAPPPSEQHQGF
- the LOC138113625 gene encoding caspase-8-like, whose protein sequence is MSRDFHKLLFEVSEALVTDELSALKFLSLERVPRRKLEAIQEPKAFFEVLQEKDMIGVGNLSFLKELLYRIGRIDLLTAHLGSSREEMERELQLPGRAQVSAYRQLLYGIAEDLTPEDVRSVKFLLQKQLPKNKLQENASMLQVFLEMEINGIIKEDNLTMLKDILQGFRADLKKKIDAYEEKRKENYSREEVRYPVSVSGHPEEQRAEGEAPHPYGKIYKMKNKPHGYCLILNNHIFKNPRYNREGTLQDGEAVKSVFKWLQFETVEYMDLEGKKLKDTVKEYSKKDHRNMDCFVCFILSHGEKDKIKGVDDVCVNIEDLVSCFTGTNCPSLAGKPKVFIIQACQGSLGHPSVTVEPDSSGHLEVDATPLTSIPDKADILIGMATVEDYLSFRSRRTGSVYIQSLCEKMKLLCPLGVDFTAILTEVNNEVAGRELEGCKQMPKITSTLLKRLIFEIPQGKVDN